The nucleotide sequence TCCGTAACCGCATAAAGGAACAATATCCAACAGCAGGACCCAATGAATTGACCATTGAACAACAGCAAAAACTGTGGGATAAAACGGTAGCAGAAAACGTATTTGTGCTGTGTAAAACGCCTATGGCGAAAAGCATTACCAAGCGAACATTAGTGGGGTTTAGAGAAAGAGAAGTAAATACACGTTATTTTGAGGACATGGTACGCCAAATCACGCAACGTCCCGAAAAGTTTATCACAAAAATTAGAAAAGGACAGTCTTATTGGAAGGCTAATAAAAAGAACGATATGAAATTCAACGCAATCGTAGGAAATCCGCCTTATCAGGTAACTGCTGAAAGTGGAAATAGAAGTTTGCCAGTTTATAATCACTTTGTACAGATTTCTAAGGACATAAAACCTGATTTTCTTAGTTTAATAGTCCCTTCACGTTGGATGTCAGGAGGATTGGGATTAACTGAGTTCAGGCAATCAATGCTTGAGGATAAGAGATTACATCGAATGACTGACTACCCTGACTCTAATCAAATATTCCCTGGTGTTGAAGTGAAAGGTGGTATTTGTTATTTCTTGTGGAACAGCAATCATAACGACAAATGTGAGGTGACAACAATACGTGGTGAAAGTATTTATGGGCCAGTGAAAAGACAACTTGATAAATTCGACATTCTTGTAAGAGATAGCCTTTCGGTCGTCATTTTAGATAAAGTACTTGAAAAAGATGAAGAATCGATCACTTCTATCCTTTCTGTAGATAAGGAATTTGGATGGACTTCAAATTTTAATGCATTTGAAAAAAATAAAGTAGATGGTTTTGTGCCTCTTCATTACATAACTAAAGGGAAAAGACAGGTTGGTTGGATAAATCGCGATGATATTACTAAGAGTGTTCACCTAATAGACACTTACAAGGTATTAATCCCAAAAGCAGGTTCGGATGGTGGTAAAAGAATACCTGATATAGTTCTAGGCAAACCCTTAATCGCGGATAATCCTTCTGTTTGCACACAATCATACCTATTTTTTTATGTGGATTCCAAAGAAGAATCAATCAATATTGAAAGATTCCTAAAATCTAAATTCTTAAGATTTCTAGTTTCATTAAGAAAAATGACACAGGACGCAACTAAATCCACTTACACGTGGGTACCTATTCAAGACTTCACAGATAATTCAGATATAGATTGGAGCAAACCAATTCCAGAGATTGACCAGCAGCTTTACAAAAAGTATAAACTGAGTGAAGAAGAGATTGCGTTTGTTGAAAGGATGATTAAGCCGATGGCTGAATAAAAAACAATTATGTCTCGAAAAGCCAGATGTCAACACCTACTTGAGAAATCCGTTCATGCGGCTTTATCGGCAATTGAGATATACAACAAACCTGATTTCAAATACCGTGAAGAGAGTTTCTCAATTCTCATGGTTAATGCTTGGGAACTGTTATTGAAAGCCCGAATTCTTCAACTCAACAAGAACAAGCTAGAAAGCATCTACATCATTGACCCAAACAAAAAGAGAAAAGACGGCAAAAAATTCAAAAAGCCAAAGTATAAAACAAGTCGCTCGGGAAACTATTTGACCATTGATGTGACCAATGCCATGAAGCAATTGGATTTACCAGACCGGCTTCAAGAAAACTTAGGGTTGCTCATTGAAATTCGCGACAATGCTATCCACTTCATGAATGATAGTAAGCTTTTTGAAAAGAAAGTGTTAGAAATTGGAACAGCTTCTTTAAAGAGCTACGTCAATGTGGCCAACACTTGGTTTGACCATGATTTAAGCCAATATAATTTTTACCTGATGCCCATTTCGTTTTTCCACAATCACGAAATGCAGAGCTTTTCAATTAATAAAGAAGACAAACAGCATCAGAATCTACTGAAATTTATAGCAGCCAAAGAAAAGTCATTCCCATCTGACGAAACCCAAGAACACAACATATCGCTGATACTTGAAACCAAGTGGGTAAAATCAAAATCAGTTGATACACTAACAACTTTCAAATACGACCCAGACGATCCAAATGCAATTTCTTACAAGGTTGACTCAGAAGCCGAATTCCAAAAGAAGTATCCTTGGAGTTGGACAAATGATTTAAAGCCCAAACTTCAAAGCAGATACAAGACATTTAAAATGAACAATGCCTTTTGGGATTTAAAACGAGAATTAGAAAAGGATGAGCAATTATGTTCGATAAGACGGCTTGATTGGAATAACCCGAAAAGTCCTAAGATGAAATTTTATAGTACGAACATCATAAAAGAGTTTGACAAGCACTATGAGAAAAAATAGCCCAAAATTTCCATCGCTCAGTTCAAGCACATTGCAATCCTCGTTCCTGCGGTTGCAAAGAGCTTTAACGCCAACGCAAGGACGAAGAAAAATAAAGCACGAAAGCACAACAATGGCTATACGTAATGCGGGCGAAAGTGCTGATATGAAAGTAATTACATTAAACAAACTTTTCGGCAAGCGGACAGTGAAGTACCTTGAAATCCCGCACTACGCATAGCCGAGACCGTTATGCGTCAGCTTAAAAAAGCAACTCGTAAATTATTGCACCAATTTAGTATCCATATTTAGAAACTTTATTATCTTTGTTACGTTACACAAGGATTTAAAGCTATGAGATTTTTTGAAACGCGATTTTTAGAAGATGCAAACGAGTTTATAGCAGGACTTGATTTGAAAACGGCAAAAAAACTCTTCTACAATATTGACCTTTCAGAGCAAACAAATGACCCAAAACTTTTCAAGAAACTGAAAA is from Saccharicrinis carchari and encodes:
- a CDS encoding DUF3644 domain-containing protein, with product MSRKARCQHLLEKSVHAALSAIEIYNKPDFKYREESFSILMVNAWELLLKARILQLNKNKLESIYIIDPNKKRKDGKKFKKPKYKTSRSGNYLTIDVTNAMKQLDLPDRLQENLGLLIEIRDNAIHFMNDSKLFEKKVLEIGTASLKSYVNVANTWFDHDLSQYNFYLMPISFFHNHEMQSFSINKEDKQHQNLLKFIAAKEKSFPSDETQEHNISLILETKWVKSKSVDTLTTFKYDPDDPNAISYKVDSEAEFQKKYPWSWTNDLKPKLQSRYKTFKMNNAFWDLKRELEKDEQLCSIRRLDWNNPKSPKMKFYSTNIIKEFDKHYEKK